Part of the Molothrus aeneus isolate 106 chromosome 8, BPBGC_Maene_1.0, whole genome shotgun sequence genome is shown below.
TCCTCAAAAACTAGTAAATACATTCTTCCATTCTTAAGCCCTCTCTAAAAACTGTTTACTTTcaataaacaaagaaataatccAAAATAGTGAACAAGAATATCAAAGGCTCCTAATGTACCTCTCATCTGCTTACAACAGCTTCTGTCAATCAGCTCATTGATTCAGTAGGAACTCATACCCATGCACAAATTAATTCACAGGGGCTACATGTATCAAAACCTAGATATATACTCTGAAAGCACAGTAGAAGTGTCTTCCATTTGTTTGTTACTTTTCAGTGTATGTAATAAAATATCTATGTTTAAAACTTACCAAGGACAAAGTTTAAAAACTTCCCTCTTTTCTTGGCACATGCATTCATGTGTCTGCAACAAGGGTATTTGTCTTTGCAGTGGCCTCCATGAAACTTTTCCCTGTAAACACCAATAAAGCTACAAAACTCACACTACAAAAATCCCTAACAGCTTCTCCAAGCTGGCCACAATTGCCACAAAAATTGTTAACACAAAATTAACCACAAAATTTAACCACTGCTAAACTCTTTCAAGCACTAGATCCCAACATCATAATTTAAGACAGAGAGCAAACAATACCACAAGCAGCTGAAAATATATCAGGAATTGATATTAAGTTACACACAAAGAATGTAATTACCTATCTGTGCCCAAGTCTGAAAGTGGTATTTACATTACTGAATTGGCAGTGGTGACACAGTACCCAACACGCCTGAAACTCACGAAGCATGACACATCAATTAAACCAAACTGGTTTTGTCAAATGCTCTGATTGTTAGCATCATGTTAATAAAATCCAAGTTGCTTGATTCAGAAGTCTGTGCAGATAAAAAAGTATAAACAAGGGCAGATAGACAGAATTTTCTTCAGGCCCACTAAAAGTACAAGGTTGGCTCCCTGATTTCAGATGGGGGATCACCACATAGCAAAAACTCTCCATCCACCCTCCTCATACTTCATGATGCTTCTTGCACATCAGTTTGAGTTCAGCAGCAAGAAAAAGGTTGTGCTGCATTTGTGTATCCCACTGGAGATGCACAAAGAGCCCTGCTACAGTGAGCTACAGCCAGGTCTCCACCTCAAAGATGCTATGACCgactgaagagagaaattaaatgtCGGCTTCAGCTCACAAGGGCCCTATGAGCACAGAACAACAAATGCAAGAAGCCACAGAGGCAACAGctattttctggcttttttacTCCTATCTTTAGAGATTGCTAGAAGGTGTTGAACCTATACTTTGCAGAAATCAAATTCCTTTACTCTTTGTGAGCACTGCTGTGAGACTGCATAAGGAAGGACCTGTTTTGTCCTGACTTTagaataaggaaagaaaaaatgtgtgcAAACAGCCTGATCAAGGCCACTTGGTCCAGAAACAAttatagcttttttttaaaaaaataactagtattaaaaaatatactTAATAAGCAATAAACTCAACACATTGTAATAATTCAAGTTATGAATACAGATACATACTATGCTGTTCATTTCTGACGAGTCGTAACttccacagggatggacactTCCTATAGGTTCCAGCCCTTCTTCATCCCACATGTATGTGCCATCAGAGCTGTCAGATGGAGAAAGCTCAAAGGAGGAGCCAGCTCTGTAGTTCATCTCTGAAGAGATGACATTCTCAGTAGTGTGTTTTGTGCTTTCACTGTTGTCATCCACTGCTTAAAGAGAACAGCATCAGTTAAGATTACCAAAACAATCCAATaatcaaaaaataaacattaaaatgcCTGTTACTGGTGTGCTACCTTTGCTGGAGCTGTACTGTAACAGAAATACCTGAAAGCTTTCTACAGTATTGTTCCCTGATCCaagaagggggaaaagcttAAGCTGGTTTGGCAGCTACAAGCAAGGAATCTTCCAACCTACATCATTGCTAACCTTTTACACTGCCCTAATTCACCCACTGTGGAAGCTATTTTCTAGAAATCTGCATCTCTTTAACATATTAGAAGGTGGGTCCAAAAATACATCCTTTGGATCCAGTCTTGCAATTGCAACATCCCTCAAACAAGCTTTTATCATGAGAAGCCCATCAAAGATTTGAAAATGTGACTTTCAAAAGTATATTCTTGTGTCTTcaactaatttttaaagaattaatatgcatcagaaaaaacaaaaaaagacccAGTAACAATCTTGTTTATAACTGAGCTAATTCAATTACACATCCTACACTTATTTCCACTACTTAGAAGCAGTTACAGCTGTTCTCTACCTACAGAGGTGGAGGGAGCATGAGGtgaaattttcttaaaatatcacCAACCCAGAAAATGAATGGCATAGCAAGGATACAAGGAATCCCTCAACCACAACACAAATGTGTTCAAAGGAGGTCAGCTTCATTTTTATCACAAAGAGCTCCTCAAAGTAATGCTTGGGAAAAAACTATAATGCAGAAAAGGCAGAAGCAAACACATATGTCAGCATAGAGCAGTTCCATTCTGAAACAAATCATAAGCAATGAGCAATTACATTAAATAACTTAATTACCATTACAGAATTTTGATTTagcatttaaaatttcaaacagaacataaaaatgtatttaccaGACACATTTATATCAAGCCAGTCATCAGCATTACAGTGAGATCCTCCACCTTCCTTGAGAGACGTGAAGGGCTCGATGGACGTTCTGCCCCCATGCTCTAATTCCTGAAGGCAGCTCTCCTTCTGCTGGATTTGTACAGTTCTGTTTGCCTCTTCTATATCTATGAAATCGTCACTGAAGTCTTCACTCAAATCGTTTTTCTCAGAGGACGACAAAGAAGATATCGATATTTCATCTCCATCATCGCTCATGCACATCACTTTTGACCCATGTTTTCCCAGACTTTCATGCAGGGCCTCCCCAGGTTCTGTTCTTTGAGCCCTGCTCTCCAGAATGCTGTTTTTATCAACGGCTCTGTTGATGTTTGCTGAGATCTCTGCACTCTCCACCAGGCACGCGTCCGGAATCGCGCTTTTGCTGCCATCCACAACGGCATTCCCAGCAAAGCGCTGCCTGGTTGGCTTCAGCAGAGAAGGCCGACTTAATCTGTATCCATAGGAAGGTGCTGACCCAGATCCATTTGACAGTGGGGGTTTCTTGGAACAGGGAGCTGACACAGCCGAGTACGGTCTGGTAAATCCATACTTCAGTGGCTCGTTTCCATTGGGTACATCCAACTGACACGCGTTCCTTGACAGCAGAGCAGACCTCTGAGACGTCCTGGCAGCGAGATTTTGACTATGATAAGGCCTTGTAAGATCCACAGCTTTGTTAAAGGAATGTGACCTGGTTAGAGATGCAGTGGGAAGGAAAGAATTCTGAACGGAATGTGAGAAACTTTGTGATCTTACCATTTTGTCACAGGAAAAAGCCTTGCTGGCATTGTCTGTAGATTGTGCCAGGCTTTCTCCTGAACTTGTCCTTGTGGCACCAGAATTAGCTCTAGGTCTCTGCAAACCTACCACCGGCCGATTTCcataaaatccatttaaatttGATCTTGGAGCATTGAGTCCAGAGTATGTCCTTCCTGACAGGGTACCTTTGGTGAATTTAGCTGAACTAGAGAGTCCAGGTATAGACTTTGGATTTAATTCCTCAGTAGAAGATACAAACATATTGGTTTGCTTTGCAGCTTTTGACACAACTGAAGCAGTACTGTTCAAACCCACCCTGAGCTCATCATTGCCCAATGCTCCTTGAGATTGAGGGTACTTCTCAGAatcaattaatttttcattagagTTGCGTCTGGTGTTGGCTTCTCTCCCATCCTGATCGTTAAGCTgatatttatttgattttttccagctgaaagcAAAGGAAGACATTCCAACAGTGCCATTGTGCTTGTTGAAATTTTTGCCACCATTACTCCCTGCTAAGTTCACGGCCGTCCCGTTTGGCATCGGTTGCAAAACAGCCCCCAAAGTTTTCATTCCATATTTCGGTAGCCTGGAAACCAAGGATGtcctgttttgatttctttcttcCATGAGCTATTGGGTACATTGGTCCTTAAAGGGTGCTTGAAtctaagaaaggaaaataaaacaacattAAACCTGAATCAACCACACATTAAACACAGTTTTCTACACATTTGCAGCTATACACTTCCTAGATTTCTGTGCCTAACTCCACTATGCTGATAAAAAGTAACCCAGACATTTTGTGAACTCCAGATTTCAAGCAGTTATCTGGCAGTAATATGTTCTTCAGATGACAGGTCCCTCCCCCAACTTTCATTCTCAACATAAACCatctcttgttttgttttccttttgtaatcAATAAAATATACTTCAGAAGAGGTTGGATGattttttcttggattttttttacccATTCTCAGCAACAAACTGAGCTTTCAACTGTTACAATTATTAAGTCATAAACTTAAGATTTagtctttttaaaaagccacaaaTATAACATAGCAAAAACCTGTGGTCAACAACACAAACCTGCAAAAAACAATAATGTAAAATCTGactaaaagcaaattttttgagattattttctgtttccccaATGCCTAAAACACGGGAAATAACTACTCATCATCCATCTCAcaacattttttcttcccagaccTTATGGATCTCCCCAAATCAAGATTCACATTCCTAGTCATTGTTTTCTCTTGGTATGGAGACTGTAGTCTATTTTTGAAATCATCTTATTCACACATAAACCTGAGGTACAGTGCAACAGTTGCATAAGGTCAGCGTTAGTAAGTGAATTCAAAAGTTCTACTTATTCAAAGGACACAGAATATCTTGTGTAACCACAGCAAGCATTACCCTAAAGTGACTCACTCCCCAAGCTGCAAGGCTCACTAAGAAACATTTAAATTCTTAGTGATACAGTTGAAGATAAAATCAAAGATAAGATCGAAGTGGCATTAAATTCATGCAAACTGCAATACCCTGAGGATTTGTCAGGGAATAGGATGCCCCAGAGCAGTACTTCTGGAAGCAGATCTACATTACAAAGATAGAAAGAGAAAGGTACTGCAGACAGGGCATTTCGGGGCTCCTAACTTGTTAGAACACCAGAATCCACATTCTGCAACTGGTGTGTGCACTTCCATTTCAAAATACACAAACCCTGACTTTTCAAAGACTCAGTGAATTCTTGCACAGCAGAGACACTGCCCTCACCCAGGTGTGCAAAGAAGGACACAAGTATTTTCTCCCTGGGACAAGCAGAACATCTCATTCACCAGGTATGACACCTGCCTGCATGTGGATTGAAGTGTCTAATGTTAGACTTCTTGCCTACCTGCATACCTTGCACAGGAAAATAATATCATCAGGCTTTATTAGCAACATCAAAGATCTTTACTTCATGTCAACTACATGCAATAAGgtacacctttttttttaataactctATGAATAAAAAATGGCCTTTAATATGCTGATGAATTCATTCCCAGCAAGCATCACAGTGCAGATCCCTCAGAAGATAACCTAACTCTAAAGAAAAGGCAAGTCTTGTGAAGAAATCTTCCAAACTGAAAAAGTTAAATTAGAAAGCTGCTAATTTAACTTGCATGCTTTATGGATAATTCCCTTTTCACATCTGTCTACCATCTCTTAGGTGACTGCAAAATTTAAATGAGGCCATTTAATTAGATTACTTTAATCCTCCACCAAGTGCTGCAAATTAAACTTGAAAAGGAGACCTCGTAGTTCTCTAGGAAGGGCTCTTGCTCATTTATCCTTGATTAGGAAAAGACAACACATTATCTTCAACAAAACCATACTGATAGCCCAGAACACTTCtgataattaaattaaaaaacaaacaatactTCTCTGTATTTTATTAGCTATGTAACTGTAACTACTGTGCCACTTCCTGAACTCcaaatgtttcatttgtttcattGAAACACAATGtcatcaaaaaaaacccactaaaacTTAACAGCACCATGTCTGGCAgatgttttccagaaaatggggaattttctTATTAAGTTCTCTAAAACTTCCTTACTCTTTAGCTATGTTTACTAGGACAGATTAAACCAGCCTCACAATTAAACTCCCTTACCAAGCAGCACTGTTACCACTTAGAGTAAGATTTCTGCATCCCAGAAGATTCAAGTTCAATACAATTTAAATTGCAGCCTACTGTACTATAAAGaaattcaaagtatttttagaCTTAAGTAAtctatggatttttaaaaaactgacaTTTGGGCAAACAAGTTTTATATTCTTTGCTTTGGGAAATACATTATCTAGTGCACACAAGCCTAACCAGGAATTAAGCTAATTATAAAGAGCCTAGCCTTAAATAATGATCCAGGGAAAAGGAGTTAAAATCCACAGACCCCCTCTGAAGTATAATCTGAATTAACTGAAAAGCTGCTACATCCTTACCTTCAAGGATATTCAAGATCCTGGTGATAAGCAAAAGGATATTAATTCTCACCCTCCTTGGTACCTCCTCTGTAGGATTATTTACACCTCAATAAAATCCTGCACTCTTAGTTTTAACTGGCAAGCACAATATTCACTGTAATTTCATTCACAGTTTGTTTCAGCACCACCAGGAAGACAGTTTCCTATACATTAGCTTCTCAGCAAAGTCCAGCTTTGCACCTGAGACTCTGCCCTACAGAAGAAGACAGCTTAAAGATTCACACATTTGAAAATGTAttcatacattttaaaatcctgCAATCCATAGGATCCCTGCCACCAGGAAGATAACAGCATTTTCCAGTTCCAGATTCCTGAATGGGACTGAATTCCCCTCCTCTTGTCACAGCAGTGTGGAATACCCAGCTGAGGGATGGAACACATGTGACAGGCTGGTGACAGGCCAGAGAAATTCCCCTTGCAGTCCTACTGCCATGGCAGCAGTTTCAGATCTGTGTTTCACTCACAGGAATTGAAGTGCACATATAtttcagctgtgccctgtgcacaGCTTATAAAACCACCTCTTACACCTCTGggttattaaaaatgcattacaTCAGTTATGTGAAAATATCTTATTTCCACCAATGTAGGGAGGCACTGAATGTCATCAGGGAAAAGTATGGGAGGTCCTTGcaacagaaacagcaaaaggTTTCTTTAGCACTCACTTAAGAACATTCCAAGATGGGCAGCATGACTGCAAGTCAATTTTCAGCTTTAAAAGGACCATGGGAGCTTACTAGAATGGAAGAAACTGGCAAGAGATCCAGCTGGCAAACACCTGCTCTGAGCATGACAAGCCCTGGGGAATTCAAGATCGTGAATCCTGAGGAAATCATGCATGCTGTATGAACTAAAATGAATCAGAATGCAACCAGAAATTCTGATGGCTTCAAGATTGAACTTTGAGTATTTACAACTTTTTGTGTTGTTTACTCTGCACAGAGTGGTTTCAGTTCAGTCCAAAGTGCCACTTTCACTCCAAGATCCAGTAAGATTTATCAGCTCTGTAGTAAAAACCTCCAAGCctgctttccttctcctgtCTTCCATTTCTCCAAAACACCTGTTCTTGATTCAATTCCCAATGTTTTATGAAGACATCTCTGAATTCAGCCACTCTCCTTTTCCTATGTCCAAACTGCAGAGATTAACACCAGCTTCCCTGACACTGGCTTCTGAAGGTACCATAGCCAGGAAGCACAGCAAGAAATTCCAAGACTGTAAGGGCTTCTTGTTCCATTTCTCTGAAATTGCCTTGCTTTTCTGTGTCCCAAATTGTGAGATTCTGTTTTCAGGTCTCAATGCAGCTTAGAGACACgcccttttctgtttttcagccCTAACACTAACGAGGTTCTACCCACTTTGAAGGGCTGATCCAGCAAacaccaaccaaccagttaccCAAGCTGCTCTTGTGCTCAATTTCCTGTCAAAATACACTAGGTCAAAGAACAGGAGCAGAACATGATAATGAATAAAGGGAGAAGGAAGCAAGAAATGCATCATAAAgagtttcagtatttttaacatTAAGCAGCCTTTTTGGTcaataaagcagaaaatgtgacaTCCCTTGTCAACTCTAAAAGCATTCTTGCTATTCATCAGAATTCTTAATGTTTGATAAGGCAAGAGGACATAAGCACTtactggagaaaaagaaattgggaAATGCAGCTCTATTTTGTAGAAGAAAGCTACCACAATACTTCCAGAATCAAAAACTCCCTCTGCATCCCTCAGGGCCACACTGTCAGTTCACTGTGCCATTAATGCTGTTTACATGGAGCATCAGGCACCtcaaagaagcaaaaaaggGCCAAGTGTTATCTGCCCAGACAAGGATACTTTGTAATTGTTGTCCACTTGTGCTTTTCATAATAGTCAAACAGAAACTATGCATTTTAAACTCCAAATTTTTACACCAAACCTAACCAAAACATTGAAACAAAACAGGGTACGAGTTATCAGAAGCCCCTTTagattttatggaaaaaaagtcATGCAAATTTTATCTACAAGAAAAACTTTTgataaaaatctgtttctcaAACAAGTAAAGTTGCATTGATTTTTGGCATTCTTACACAACTGACAAGGTGGAAGGCAGTCAAGGTCCAGATGTTTAGCCAGCTGCAGCAAGGAACAGCTTCAgcacaaagaaaagaagatgGAAGAGGATACCTGAGGGTACAGACCAATTACTCCCAGTAAAAGGGACTATCAGGGTCTCTTGTAAGGAAGAAGAAAGCCTTGACAGTGCCATTTCAGGTTCCTCATAAGTGTTAATGCAGGTTATTatggtttgctgataaatgagaCGTGAAGTGCAAGGACAGTTACTCTTTGCTGCCTTAGTGCTGACAGCCTACTGCTGTCAGGGACAGGTCAGCCAGAAATTGGAATAAAGCACTGGAGATGCACAACTCCTCTCTGAACCCGCTCTCCATCTGATGCATCCTCTTGCAGGAAGTCATCAATTCCTTTCTTCAGCAGACCCTGTTCAAACTGGATGAGCAATATCAAGCCTGTACCTGCAGATACAAACACCAGGCAGCCCTTGCATAACCAGCTCCCAAACACAAGACCCAGAGCACAGTGGCTCTCACTGGCATCCAAGGACCACAAGGCCCAGATGATAACAGATGATAACACCTAACACATTAGGGGTACTAACCCCAGGAACGCTGCAAGAGGTGGGAGGGATATATTGTCCTATATCAGAAAATTATCATCATCATGGCCAATACCTCTGGCTCCAGTGCAGAAACACCCCTGCCAGAAGGAATTAAATTATGTGGATTACTTCACTCCTTATGTTGTGCAAGGAACAGCCTCCTGTGGACTGAACCAATGCAGGAGATTCCACCCCAGTGAGCAAGTCAAGCTTCTTCATTAGGGTTGCTTAATAGCTCCTAAATAGCAAAAGATGCAGATGTTTTCAATATCTTTGTTGGAGAAACGAAAAGCCTTTACTTGTTTCTCTTGTTGATGATACTTTAAATTGTTACCAAATTTGCAGGGATAACaaacagaaaggggaaaaactGAAGTAAGAAAAGAGACATTGTCTGCCTGCCTTACAGATCCAATACTCTCTGCAACCTAGAGACAAAGTGACACACCTACAAAGAAGCCAAAATCTGTTAATCATTCACCAGCACCACCTCCCAAGCCCTTCCAAAAACAACCTCAAACAAATATACTGTGACTATAAAGCACATTTATATCTAGGTTCCTATGCTGTCTTAATACTTCCCTGCATTTAGCAATTTCTGTCCTGGAAGATAAGCCATAATTGTGTATATGCTTGTGTGCAAGTACATAGATTTTGGAAAGACTCTCCTCTTTCCCATCAGAGTCTTTTTTCCAAGGTTTCTCAAACATTTGTGGCATTCTTACATGAAGAATAAGGCAGAAGGTAATCAGAAACCTGCCTTTCAGAAGAGTTTTAAAGGTGGCATCACCAACATAAAggcaatttaaattttatgcTGTGGCTAAGATTGACTGGAAGAATCCCAAACATCAATTGCAGTCTAGAATTAAAGCTTTCTACCAGTGAAATGTCAGATCCTGATATCTCCTTAAAACATTTTGTGATTATGTCAGCATCAAAGCAACTGACAGCAGAAACAGGCCCCTGCTTCTGCTGATGGTATTAGTCCTTCAGCAACAGCATTTCACATGGGTAATTTAATCTGTCTTGTAAGAACAAATCCAGAAAGATTGCATCTGTCTCAAAAGCAATGTCCTACTGCAAACAGCAGGAATGACCTGCTGTTCTCTAGCAAATATTTCACTTAAGAACAGAGGAATAACCCTTTTTTCCTCAGCACTATCCACTGTTACCTAGTGATTCAAACACACTATTCCCATCTCTGACTCTTCTGGGAAAGATTTACTTCACCATTGACTCGGTAACAAACTCAAAGTGCTGGTCACCAGTTACTGTTTTCTACTTCTTACATACAAACATGTTAAGTGGAGCAGGATTTTCTTCTTGATAAGAACAGGCAGGCTGAAAGCCAAGTGGAACTTGGTATACAGCTAATTATAACTGGAAATATCCCTTTTTAGACTGCCATGTTGTCCATCCTACTCCTCTGGTTTGTTTATTCAACTGATGCATGTTCTCCATGTAAAAACACTGAGCTGTCTTGAACTAGAAGCCTCTCACACTGGCACTAACATATTTttcaatatatattttgtaATGATTAAATAATGACTAATAACAGAAACAATACTTCCTGTCTGAACTGCTGCTGAACATTTTTCTATGTGGGATCCTAAGATTAAGAATTTCCATGGGTTTAAATCTTCAATGACGCTGAGCTTTCAACCAGTATgtaagttggtttttttcccccctctagCCACATACACTCATTCTTTCTTTGTCTCCTGCTGCCTGAGTAAGAATTGCAGTTATAGGTTAAGCTGAATGGCAAGCAGAGATAATTGGAAGAGACTGCATGTAATTCATAGACTCACTGGCACTGGGATATCTTCAATAAGCCTGAAGAGGTTCACACGTGATAACTGAGCAAGATTAGACAAGATGAAGCAGAAAGAAGatagaaaaaatagttttgagaTTTTCTTTCCTACATACTGCAGTGCTATTTCAGCATAGTTCAGTTTTTCACAGAAGATCATGATCTTGAGACAAGAACACATCAGCATATTGCTACATATCTAAAAAAATCATATTGTTAAGTCAGCCACTGCTGGATTTCAAAAAATACTAGAAAAAGGACTGACAGAGAAAATCCTTAACACTGCTATCAGGAAAGACAGACAGTGAATCCTGCACAAGCTGGAAATATTATATAAATCATGGAATTTCACTGTGTGTGGATCATGGCACTTCAATGCCCAGTTCAATTCTCCAGTCAATTCTATTTTAGAGGCGAGGAATACAAAAATCCCATTAACTCCTGTGGTTGccttaaaacaaaaatgcacCAGGGAAGGGATGATTAGGGCAAAGACAAAATGAGACTTCCTCAACCTTCAACTGCTCTCAATTCATAGTATTTCTTAAATTTGATGCAGTTTGTTCAGGAACCCTACACAGATCTCTTGTCCACTGTTTTGTGTAACCTGTCCCTGAACCCCCAAACTTTCTGCATCCTTGACTGCCTTAAGCAAGGAGTTCCAGAGCCTCAATAACAATTCTTTCAAGGTTATTTCATTGTCTTGCACAGATTCTCAAAGAAAACTACTAAAACTGCTGCTTCTAAACCCCCTACATGGCCAGAAGAGGCAATGTGTCATACCTACTCTCCTTGCTACCAAACACACCAGTTTGTTTCACATTTACATGTTTTCATGAAGATACTGTATTATTTGAAGTCTGACTTCTTAACATTCATCCTTGATCAAAAATACTGCAGCCACACACCTGTGTATTACAGCTTTCAGCTGAAACTTGGTTATTTGTAAAACACATCTTCAAAGTATCATTTTCCTGCTATTGAGTTTCATTTCATTAGTACTGGACTCAATACAGCTTCTGTCTACAATTCCACTGATATAAATCAGTTTCCAGTCTCAAAACCAGTCTCCCTGAAAATGTCTGAGTAGCAAACAACTTTGCAAGTTTCCCACAGCATAACAAATACCAAGATGTTTTTGACAACAGACTGGCAGCCTCCAGGATTTTaatgtgtgttttgtgttttcccaCCAGCTTTCTGATACACCAGCAGCTATACTGGATTGTACTTCTCAAGGTCAGTTTCCTATAGCATGGAAGACACAGATATTTGTTATGTCCCCAGAGGTTTGaaactgaaggagaaaaaaaaaaacaaaacagattatCTGAGAAACTGAGATGTAAGTTCAGTTAGGAATGACAGTTTGTCACAGGATCCCCTTCAGAGTTAGTCATCTatgctgtgttttatttaaatttacagGAAGCCAATACATATTGCTTGTTTTGCTTAATCAGTGCTCAATGGAGTCATAGTAAAGCTACACATATCCAAATTACCATTTCAGAAAGCTTCCATGATTAAAAGAtttacacagaaatattttttttctgtttttaactCTGTTTACTGATGGATAAGGCTATGCAGGCTGACAGATTGTGCTCCTCCCCTCAAGTCTCCTGCtaccaacagcagcagcctgggcctTGCCAAGTTTCTACCTATGCAAGTTTGCCTTACTGAGATGAAGGTAACTCAAAAGCCACAGCAACCCTCAACtaatcaaaaatatttatcaacATGACTATGTAATAATTTTAACATATAAGATcagaaaaaatagcatttaagTAAAGCCAATCTTTAAAACAACTTACAAAAAGAGTGTGAATGGAATTATCAACTAAATCCAGATTGTAGTGATAAACTGCATCTATCTAGAAGAGATCTGATCTGAATCTCCAGCTTAAAGTAGGCATATTATTGAGTCAAGAGGAGCTGGGACATTCAGTTCTCCCTGGATGCTTCCCTtgtgctgtgtgtgtcacaAGCCATCTGGGCTGATTAGCCTAAAAGCACAGAATTTCTTAGGCTTCAGGGAATAATTGCAGAAATTATGTACAATTTAAGGGCTATTCCTGATCTGTAAGTTGCTCAGCCACCTCATCAAAGTAAATCCTTATCAGCCATTTCCTCTGGCAAAGAAGCCAAGCCTCCTTGCAGTGAGGACATTGCCAGCACTGCCAGTACCTCTTCAATAAAGGCCATTAAAATgcactctgcagagcaggacctcagctcagcacagactAAGTGCTCATGAAAAACCCAACAATCTGCAGTGAATCAGGCAATTTAGCAAGAACTTGCGACACCAGTTCCCCATGTGACCAGGGATAAGCAAAACCACCACCCTGAGGAGACTTTCTTCAATTCCTATAGGATATTGtcagcagaactgctgcagcTGAATCCTCCTTTCAGAACAGAGAATGACTACTGAGCAAAGTCCAGAACTCTGCAAATCCAGCTACTTTTGACTAAGGAGGAAACAACATTCTCAGAATATCTTCCAAAATGCACCTACTTGGTAGCAGTTCAAGAGTGAGCTGGGGTGTGTGTCCAAGAGCTGGGAAGAAATGCAGAGACCTTTCCTGACCAGCCAAACTTCAACTTTGGGATAACCATTTAATGCTCTTGGGTTTTACCGTAACATACATGTGTGCAGGTATCCAGAGATTGACATAATCTGTTTTTAT
Proteins encoded:
- the CCSER2 gene encoding serine-rich coiled-coil domain-containing protein 2 isoform X2, whose protein sequence is MEERNQNRTSLVSRLPKYGMKTLGAVLQPMPNGTAVNLAGSNGGKNFNKHNGTVGMSSFAFSWKKSNKYQLNDQDGREANTRRNSNEKLIDSEKYPQSQGALGNDELRVGLNSTASVVSKAAKQTNMFVSSTEELNPKSIPGLSSSAKFTKGTLSGRTYSGLNAPRSNLNGFYGNRPVVGLQRPRANSGATRTSSGESLAQSTDNASKAFSCDKMVRSQSFSHSVQNSFLPTASLTRSHSFNKAVDLTRPYHSQNLAARTSQRSALLSRNACQLDVPNGNEPLKYGFTRPYSAVSAPCSKKPPLSNGSGSAPSYGYRLSRPSLLKPTRQRFAGNAVVDGSKSAIPDACLVESAEISANINRAVDKNSILESRAQRTEPGEALHESLGKHGSKVMCMSDDGDEISISSLSSSEKNDLSEDFSDDFIDIEEANRTVQIQQKESCLQELEHGGRTSIEPFTSLKEGGGSHCNADDWLDINVSVDDNSESTKHTTENVISSEMNYRAGSSFELSPSDSSDGTYMWDEEGLEPIGSVHPCGSYDSSEMNSIDILNNLDSCDLEDDDLMLDVDLPEDPPRDKEECENMSRYERQDRNARQHQEGFWKRAPQQRWNTQEHYHLGHTDHYIHGKNDLNRGSSYLEPGVGVLESCGAGGGCAAPRALAENTVMLDEMTLRHMVQDCTAVKTQLLRLKRLLHQNDENVSLQDITVSVPSSPEPQEPESTFKMDDLLNEIRQLKDELRKKDETINQLEQQLATRCNCQKDSQKPPGAVRARADKFTQTSWRRSSPQVLQPSSSLPNSTDLAQGKLIKTPHIEAHSEYPKPDLHDNRNHQNRNAANVSLPNSLNDVNSSTSVQLNTKDENASYLDNLKIKNTEDPGEVASNKKGTLPPRSHYQTSTRADAPEVQTGLPVKVQPSFTNQASQPKTLRIVKPPTALVPPTMAIPVRSADHSAASKERELLPLRSSTQPQPTSGQDNLKGKQSQKVSKLRPPTTSFVKSKQVSSQKSTPVPPEPQNTSLKSNIPRPPVQRKEGVQTHSAGAHSGDSMPSARQSRLPKPKTH
- the CCSER2 gene encoding serine-rich coiled-coil domain-containing protein 2 isoform X1, coding for MEERNQNRTSLVSRLPKYGMKTLGAVLQPMPNGTAVNLAGSNGGKNFNKHNGTVGMSSFAFSWKKSNKYQLNDQDGREANTRRNSNEKLIDSEKYPQSQGALGNDELRVGLNSTASVVSKAAKQTNMFVSSTEELNPKSIPGLSSSAKFTKGTLSGRTYSGLNAPRSNLNGFYGNRPVVGLQRPRANSGATRTSSGESLAQSTDNASKAFSCDKMVRSQSFSHSVQNSFLPTASLTRSHSFNKAVDLTRPYHSQNLAARTSQRSALLSRNACQLDVPNGNEPLKYGFTRPYSAVSAPCSKKPPLSNGSGSAPSYGYRLSRPSLLKPTRQRFAGNAVVDGSKSAIPDACLVESAEISANINRAVDKNSILESRAQRTEPGEALHESLGKHGSKVMCMSDDGDEISISSLSSSEKNDLSEDFSDDFIDIEEANRTVQIQQKESCLQELEHGGRTSIEPFTSLKEGGGSHCNADDWLDINVSAVDDNSESTKHTTENVISSEMNYRAGSSFELSPSDSSDGTYMWDEEGLEPIGSVHPCGSYDSSEMNSIDILNNLDSCDLEDDDLMLDVDLPEDPPRDKEECENMSRYERQDRNARQHQEGFWKRAPQQRWNTQEHYHLGHTDHYIHGKNDLNRGSSYLEPGVGVLESCGAGGGCAAPRALAENTVMLDEMTLRHMVQDCTAVKTQLLRLKRLLHQNDENVSLQDITVSVPSSPEPQEPESTFKMDDLLNEIRQLKDELRKKDETINQLEQQLATRCNCQKDSQKPPGAVRARADKFTQTSWRRSSPQVLQPSSSLPNSTDLAQGKLIKTPHIEAHSEYPKPDLHDNRNHQNRNAANVSLPNSLNDVNSSTSVQLNTKDENASYLDNLKIKNTEDPGEVASNKKGTLPPRSHYQTSTRADAPEVQTGLPVKVQPSFTNQASQPKTLRIVKPPTALVPPTMAIPVRSADHSAASKERELLPLRSSTQPQPTSGQDNLKGKQSQKVSKLRPPTTSFVKSKQVSSQKSTPVPPEPQNTSLKSNIPRPPVQRKEGVQTHSAGAHSGDSMPSARQSRLPKPKTH